A genomic stretch from Burkholderia pyrrocinia includes:
- a CDS encoding putative type VI secretion system effector — protein sequence MQLLHGHIGNLRKSRCNWDFLFGDADRAKMGATAIAAGLVGLGGVAVGLSGMAMDTTEEADLLEFELEGKSVRAWVWWSVFAEGDEVEVVAERWGNTWQAFGVRRLSDKIVALHPHCSRGRNAHYRSALKLWCKISMTLIAVLFIFGFSYGFFKYGSETDWVGLSIGLAMGGFAAAVVYGIIAFRIARKFMGFVGLAENIFTGFGWKDVRDIDLPEITKNEKKPGEPGALGVLYFRY from the coding sequence ATGCAGTTGCTTCATGGGCACATTGGTAACCTACGGAAGTCGCGTTGCAACTGGGATTTCCTTTTTGGGGATGCTGATCGCGCCAAGATGGGCGCGACGGCGATTGCGGCAGGCTTGGTCGGTTTGGGCGGTGTTGCAGTCGGGTTGAGTGGTATGGCAATGGACACCACCGAAGAGGCCGACTTGCTTGAGTTTGAGCTCGAGGGGAAATCGGTGAGGGCTTGGGTTTGGTGGTCGGTATTTGCGGAAGGCGATGAGGTAGAGGTTGTTGCTGAGCGTTGGGGCAACACGTGGCAGGCATTCGGTGTTCGGCGACTTTCTGACAAGATCGTTGCACTCCATCCGCATTGCAGTCGTGGTCGGAACGCACACTACCGTTCGGCGTTGAAATTATGGTGCAAAATTTCAATGACGTTGATCGCTGTGTTGTTTATATTTGGTTTTTCGTATGGTTTCTTTAAATACGGATCGGAGACGGATTGGGTGGGTCTCTCGATCGGGCTTGCAATGGGCGGATTCGCGGCGGCGGTGGTATACGGAATTATCGCCTTCCGCATCGCGAGAAAATTCATGGGATTCGTCGGACTCGCGGAGAATATTTTTACGGGGTTTGGTTGGAAGGATGTGAGAGATATCGATCTTCCTGAAATTACAAAAAATGAAAAGAAGCCTGGCGAGCCGGGTGCATTAGGTGTTTTGTATTTCCGCTACTAA
- a CDS encoding putative type VI secretion system effector: protein MSMPSHQVQLFHGHIGNLRKSRCDRDFLFGDADRAKMGVTAIAAGLAGLGGVAVGLSGTAMDTTEEADLLEFELEGKSVTAWVWWSVFTEGDEVEIVAEGWGDVWYTFGIRRISDKIVALHPHCSRGRCAHYRASFRWGGMFLALALVVAYFTIACFAIFKGGAPIDSLLIGCALGSLGSAAIFSLITYRISRKMMGFVHLAEGIFEGFGWKDVKNIDLPAITKKGKKPGEPGELGILYFRY, encoded by the coding sequence ATGAGTATGCCGTCGCATCAGGTGCAGTTGTTTCATGGGCACATTGGTAACCTTCGGAAGTCGCGTTGCGACCGGGATTTCCTTTTTGGAGACGCTGATCGAGCCAAGATGGGCGTAACGGCTATTGCGGCTGGTTTGGCTGGTTTGGGTGGAGTTGCAGTTGGGCTGAGCGGTACGGCAATGGATACCACTGAGGAAGCCGACTTGCTTGAGTTTGAGCTCGAGGGAAAATCGGTGACGGCTTGGGTATGGTGGTCGGTGTTTACGGAAGGCGATGAGGTGGAGATTGTTGCTGAAGGATGGGGTGACGTGTGGTACACCTTTGGTATTCGTCGAATTTCCGACAAAATTGTCGCGCTTCATCCGCATTGCAGCCGGGGGCGTTGTGCACACTATCGAGCATCGTTTAGGTGGGGCGGGATGTTTCTCGCGTTGGCACTGGTGGTGGCGTATTTCACAATTGCTTGTTTTGCCATCTTCAAAGGTGGAGCCCCGATTGATAGTTTACTTATAGGGTGTGCGCTGGGCAGTTTGGGTTCGGCTGCAATTTTTTCTCTTATTACCTACCGAATCTCACGAAAAATGATGGGCTTCGTCCATCTTGCTGAAGGGATTTTTGAAGGATTCGGTTGGAAGGACGTAAAGAACATCGATCTTCCCGCCATCACGAAGAAAGGAAAGAAACCGGGGGAGCCTGGCGAGCTGGGCATCCTGTATTTCCGTTACTGA
- a CDS encoding PAAR domain-containing protein, with protein MMNLIRVGDDTDHGGKVITGSSKMRFDGRFVARKGDEVSCPQHPEVKPNLIVEGDESMTDDGVPIARHGHRATCGCCLISSLV; from the coding sequence ATGATGAACCTCATCCGTGTCGGCGACGACACCGACCATGGCGGCAAAGTCATCACCGGTTCGTCGAAGATGCGTTTCGACGGCCGTTTCGTGGCGCGCAAAGGCGACGAAGTGTCGTGTCCTCAGCATCCGGAAGTGAAGCCGAACCTGATCGTGGAGGGCGACGAATCGATGACCGACGACGGCGTCCCGATCGCGCGGCACGGTCATCGTGCGACTTGCGGATGTTGCTTGATTTCAAGCCTCGTCTGA
- the tssF gene encoding type VI secretion system baseplate subunit TssF, whose amino-acid sequence MDHLLPHYERELALLRRSIASFSARYPKIAVRLGINGDRSEDPHIERMLQSFALLAANIDVRLDDNYTEFADALLGMLHPQYVRPLPACAITRFDVSDMFDKLTEPSLIPRGTELSSKAEDCRFRTVYDVTLAPICVAAARYVSATAVPSDVVLPPRTTGLLSVTFAVTRPDFRIKSIPSPLRIHIDGADEVVAAAMDAITMRTAAAFVEDTERRWTALPAPPLASVGYDDTEKLIEEDDGSPALRLVGEYFAYSKKFDFVDVDLAALVRAAGPSPQLTLHLAICGVHPDSREAQRLANLSAEHLKLFCTPIVNLFRLTSVPLKRDPLTDTYPVQSQNTDAAQVAVWSVDTVRATTGASRTNIIRPFTSLMHGGAGGLAGPYWVLVQDTAATPSGKVNAALGLIGLDGRPALDTGIEQITANMTCSNGDLPRRIRASAENGDLVNEQGPMVSSIMMLDTPTEVAHLPQQGDAVWRLIAQLAPHSIELTRTGLVELKRLLRQFTPRSGRHTNLIDGLTNLGHRVKQLWLSGEPMPSFVRGLEVTLTVDEQAFAATSLNVFVGVMQHFFTTHMSATNFVQLVVMSANTGREIQRCTPRPGTIALV is encoded by the coding sequence ATGGATCATCTGCTTCCGCACTACGAAAGAGAACTTGCCCTACTGCGCCGATCGATTGCCTCCTTCTCGGCGCGCTATCCCAAAATTGCAGTCCGCCTCGGAATCAACGGAGACCGCTCCGAAGATCCGCATATCGAGCGAATGCTGCAATCATTCGCTCTTCTTGCCGCGAATATCGACGTTCGGCTCGACGACAACTACACGGAGTTTGCCGACGCCCTCCTCGGCATGCTGCATCCCCAGTATGTCCGACCGCTGCCGGCATGTGCCATTACCCGGTTCGACGTTTCCGACATGTTCGACAAGCTCACCGAGCCGTCGTTGATTCCCCGCGGTACCGAACTCTCGAGCAAGGCAGAGGACTGCAGGTTCCGGACCGTGTACGACGTCACGCTTGCACCCATATGCGTTGCGGCTGCGCGCTACGTATCGGCGACAGCCGTTCCCTCTGACGTCGTATTGCCACCGCGCACAACCGGCCTCCTCTCCGTCACCTTCGCCGTTACGCGGCCTGACTTTCGTATCAAGTCCATCCCAAGTCCCTTGCGCATCCATATCGATGGCGCCGATGAAGTTGTCGCCGCGGCAATGGATGCCATAACGATGCGCACGGCAGCGGCTTTCGTCGAAGATACCGAACGGCGCTGGACCGCACTGCCCGCTCCGCCGCTTGCGTCAGTGGGCTACGACGATACCGAGAAACTGATCGAAGAAGACGACGGATCACCGGCTTTGAGGCTGGTCGGCGAATACTTTGCGTATTCGAAGAAATTCGATTTCGTCGACGTCGATCTCGCCGCGCTCGTGCGTGCAGCAGGGCCCAGTCCGCAGTTGACGCTGCACCTCGCCATCTGCGGCGTACATCCGGATTCGCGAGAAGCGCAGCGGCTGGCAAACCTGTCTGCAGAGCACCTGAAACTCTTCTGCACGCCGATCGTCAATCTGTTCCGGCTTACGTCCGTGCCGCTCAAGCGAGACCCGCTGACCGACACGTATCCGGTTCAATCTCAGAACACCGACGCAGCCCAGGTTGCAGTGTGGTCGGTCGATACGGTCCGCGCCACGACCGGCGCATCCAGAACGAATATCATTCGGCCGTTCACGTCGCTCATGCACGGCGGCGCCGGCGGTCTGGCCGGCCCTTACTGGGTTCTCGTCCAAGACACGGCAGCAACGCCGTCAGGAAAGGTGAACGCCGCGCTCGGCCTGATCGGACTCGATGGCCGCCCTGCCCTCGACACCGGGATCGAGCAGATCACGGCGAACATGACCTGCTCGAACGGCGATCTCCCGCGCAGGATACGGGCAAGTGCGGAGAATGGCGATCTCGTGAATGAACAAGGCCCAATGGTGTCGAGCATCATGATGCTCGATACGCCCACCGAGGTCGCACATTTGCCGCAACAAGGCGACGCCGTATGGCGGCTCATCGCGCAACTCGCGCCACACTCGATCGAGCTGACCCGCACCGGGCTTGTGGAATTGAAACGCCTACTCCGTCAATTCACCCCGCGGTCCGGGAGACATACGAACCTGATCGACGGATTGACGAATCTGGGCCATCGCGTCAAGCAGCTCTGGCTGTCGGGAGAACCCATGCCGAGCTTCGTAAGGGGTCTGGAGGTAACCTTGACCGTTGACGAACAGGCGTTCGCCGCAACCAGTCTGAATGTGTTCGTCGGCGTAATGCAACACTTTTTCACAACGCATATGTCGGCAACGAACTTCGTCCAGCTCGTCGTCATGTCGGCCAACACCGGTCGGGAAATTCAGCGCTGCACACCGCGACCGGGAACGATCGCTCTTGTCTGA
- a CDS encoding sensor domain-containing diguanylate cyclase: MDQIVDTATPSPDTLLRIIAAQTEIAKLGLDLGSVMAYVAEQVPLLTGASAAAVEFAEGDDMVYRAASGAAAGMLGLRLRRSGSLSGLCVQRGELLHCVDSETDPRVDRDACRRVGLRSMLVMPLTHADTTVGVLKVMSPDVDGFSPADAGTLRLTAGLIAAAMFHAARNEANELYLRATHDALTGLPNRALFYDRLRQSMHTALRANGRLGILNIDMDGLKPINDGFGHRAGDAALREIATRMIGAVRRSDTVARVGGDEFAVILPNVGNRDDAHTQSTRLARQVGEPFEFEGHALRLGVSVGIAMLPDDGTDMNALIEHADQAMYEVKRTRGQRTRDA, translated from the coding sequence TTGGATCAAATCGTCGACACAGCCACCCCGTCCCCCGACACGCTGCTGCGCATCATCGCGGCGCAAACCGAGATCGCGAAACTCGGTCTCGACCTCGGCAGCGTGATGGCCTATGTGGCCGAGCAGGTGCCGCTGCTCACCGGCGCGAGCGCCGCGGCGGTCGAATTCGCCGAAGGCGACGACATGGTGTACCGCGCCGCGTCGGGCGCGGCCGCCGGGATGCTCGGCCTGCGGCTGCGACGCTCGGGCAGCCTGTCGGGCCTGTGCGTGCAGCGCGGCGAGTTGCTGCACTGCGTCGATTCGGAAACCGATCCGCGCGTCGATCGCGACGCGTGCCGCCGGGTCGGCCTGCGCTCGATGCTCGTGATGCCGCTCACGCATGCCGACACGACGGTCGGCGTGCTGAAGGTGATGTCGCCGGACGTCGACGGCTTCTCCCCGGCCGACGCCGGCACGCTGCGGCTGACGGCCGGGCTGATCGCCGCCGCGATGTTCCACGCCGCGCGCAACGAGGCGAACGAGCTGTACCTGCGGGCGACGCACGACGCGCTCACGGGCCTGCCGAACCGCGCGCTGTTCTACGACCGCCTGCGGCAGTCGATGCATACGGCGCTGCGCGCGAACGGCCGGCTCGGCATCCTCAACATCGACATGGACGGGCTGAAGCCGATCAACGACGGTTTCGGCCATCGCGCGGGCGACGCCGCGCTGCGCGAGATCGCCACGCGGATGATCGGTGCGGTGCGGCGTTCGGATACGGTCGCGCGCGTCGGCGGCGACGAATTCGCGGTGATCCTGCCGAACGTCGGCAACCGCGACGATGCGCACACGCAAAGCACGCGGCTCGCGCGGCAGGTCGGCGAACCGTTCGAATTCGAGGGACACGCGCTGCGGCTGGGCGTCAGCGTCGGGATCGCGATGCTGCCCGACGACGGCACCGACATGAACGCGCTGATCGAGCATGCGGATCAGGCGATGTATGAGGTGAAGCGCACGCGGGGGCAGCGAACGCGCGACGCGTGA
- the bcsB gene encoding cellulose biosynthesis cyclic di-GMP-binding regulatory protein BcsB: MKPAASLLLLSIAMAGAFHAAVLSAAPMPAAVAASAAGAGNAPAPVLAAAPAAASAPSVGLPATTVRLPFASLGAFEPLRLRGADDARTIHAGVRLDRVVTGARLRLTYAYSPSLVFPMSHLKVSVNGEVIATVPFDAARAGRAVTQEIPIDPRYFSDFNQIGLRLIAHYTLDHCEDPSNSALWADVSPTSELILDESPVRLPNDLALLPAPFFDRRDNGRVRLPFVLPGAPDSATLRSAGVLASWFGALADYRHARFPVSSALPADDQAVVVGTAATLPAGLALPSVNGPLLAVADNPAAPGRKLLVVTGRTSAEVDDAVATLVLGRAALSGPAATVAHVDLGAPRKPYDAPRWLPVNRPIAFRELVSDLRELEARGTTPDAIRLNLRVPADLHSWNGSGVPITLRYRYTAPTVQDNSTLAVEINDQLVKSYRLGPAHAEDARGRMQLPLLSVPEGRVTSDVDIPAFRVGSGNQLQFRFTLDSQKTGLCSSTATEPQRAAIDPDSTIDFSHFVHYAQLPNLAYFANSGFPFTRFADLSQTAVVMPDRPSPQELEAYLTMLGHMGEWTGFPALRVQVARPGDVAALSGSKDLLVIDGSPTSPLLAHWRSALPLAIGEQGGAGGGGATRVAFTVKERWRNGVGLPDGGAHIEQTGPLAALAGFELPGSHGRSVVALTATDQPRLGDLLNVFENSGLVSQLQGDLALVRPGQVDSLRVGEPYVVGFVPWYARVWTQAARHPVVLGAVGVVAGLLLALGVFSVLQKIAARRRGM, encoded by the coding sequence ATGAAGCCGGCCGCGTCGCTGCTGCTCCTGTCGATCGCCATGGCCGGCGCTTTTCACGCGGCCGTGCTGTCGGCCGCTCCGATGCCGGCGGCCGTTGCGGCGTCCGCCGCCGGTGCGGGTAATGCGCCGGCGCCGGTGCTCGCGGCCGCGCCGGCGGCGGCCAGCGCGCCGTCCGTCGGGCTGCCGGCGACGACCGTGCGCCTGCCGTTCGCGTCGCTCGGCGCGTTCGAACCGCTGCGCCTGCGCGGCGCCGACGACGCGCGCACCATCCACGCGGGCGTGCGGCTCGACCGCGTGGTCACGGGCGCGCGGCTGCGCCTGACCTACGCGTATTCGCCGTCGCTCGTGTTCCCGATGTCGCACCTGAAGGTGTCGGTGAACGGCGAGGTCATCGCGACCGTCCCGTTCGACGCCGCGCGCGCGGGCCGCGCGGTCACGCAGGAGATCCCGATCGATCCGCGCTATTTCTCGGATTTCAACCAGATCGGCCTGCGCCTGATCGCGCACTACACGCTCGACCATTGCGAGGATCCGTCGAACTCGGCGCTGTGGGCCGACGTGAGCCCGACGAGCGAACTGATCCTCGACGAATCGCCGGTTCGCTTGCCGAACGATCTCGCGCTGCTGCCCGCGCCGTTCTTCGACCGGCGCGACAACGGCCGCGTGCGGCTGCCATTCGTGCTGCCGGGGGCGCCCGATTCGGCGACGCTGCGTAGCGCGGGCGTGCTCGCGTCGTGGTTCGGCGCGCTGGCCGACTACCGGCATGCGCGCTTCCCGGTGTCGTCCGCGCTGCCGGCCGACGACCAGGCGGTGGTGGTCGGCACGGCTGCGACGCTGCCGGCCGGCCTCGCGCTGCCGTCGGTCAACGGTCCGCTGCTCGCGGTTGCCGACAACCCGGCCGCGCCGGGGCGCAAGCTGCTCGTCGTCACGGGCCGCACGTCGGCCGAGGTCGACGACGCGGTCGCGACGCTCGTGCTCGGCCGCGCGGCGCTGTCAGGGCCGGCGGCGACGGTCGCGCACGTCGATCTCGGCGCGCCGCGCAAGCCGTACGACGCGCCGCGCTGGCTGCCGGTGAACCGGCCGATCGCGTTCCGCGAACTCGTGTCCGATCTGCGCGAACTGGAAGCGCGCGGCACGACGCCCGACGCGATTCGCCTGAACCTGCGCGTGCCGGCCGATCTCCATTCATGGAACGGCTCGGGCGTGCCGATCACGCTGCGCTACCGCTACACGGCGCCGACCGTGCAGGACAACTCGACGCTCGCCGTCGAGATCAACGACCAGCTCGTGAAGTCGTACCGGCTCGGGCCCGCCCACGCCGAGGACGCGCGCGGCCGCATGCAGCTGCCGCTGCTGTCGGTGCCGGAAGGGCGCGTGACGAGCGATGTCGACATCCCGGCGTTCCGCGTCGGCAGCGGCAACCAGCTGCAGTTCCGCTTCACGCTCGATTCGCAGAAGACGGGCCTGTGCTCGAGCACGGCCACCGAGCCGCAGCGCGCGGCGATCGATCCCGATTCGACGATCGACTTCTCGCACTTCGTCCATTACGCGCAATTGCCGAACCTCGCGTATTTCGCGAACAGCGGTTTTCCGTTCACGCGCTTCGCCGACCTGTCGCAGACGGCCGTCGTTATGCCCGACCGGCCGTCGCCGCAGGAGCTCGAGGCCTACCTGACGATGCTCGGCCACATGGGCGAGTGGACGGGTTTCCCGGCACTGCGCGTGCAGGTCGCGCGGCCCGGCGACGTCGCGGCGCTGTCGGGCAGCAAGGATCTGCTCGTGATCGACGGCTCGCCCACGTCGCCGCTGCTCGCGCACTGGCGCTCGGCGCTGCCGCTCGCGATCGGCGAGCAGGGCGGTGCGGGCGGCGGCGGCGCGACGCGCGTCGCGTTCACGGTCAAGGAGCGCTGGCGCAACGGCGTCGGCCTTCCCGACGGCGGCGCGCATATCGAGCAGACGGGCCCGCTCGCGGCGCTCGCCGGTTTCGAGCTGCCGGGTAGCCATGGCCGCAGCGTCGTCGCGCTGACGGCGACCGACCAGCCGCGCCTCGGCGATCTGCTGAACGTGTTCGAGAACTCGGGCCTCGTGTCGCAGTTGCAGGGCGACCTCGCGCTGGTGCGGCCGGGGCAGGTCGACAGCCTGCGCGTCGGCGAGCCTTACGTGGTCGGCTTCGTGCCGTGGTATGCGCGCGTCTGGACGCAGGCGGCGCGGCATCCGGTCGTGCTCGGCGCGGTCGGCGTCGTCGCGGGGCTGCTGCTCGCGCTCGGCGTGTTCAGCGTGCTGCAGAAAATCGCCGCGCGTCGACGGGGGATGTAA
- the bcsZ gene encoding cellulose synthase complex periplasmic endoglucanase BcsZ, producing MAGVMAKRRVTRPARRVGAALALAVAMACAAGGMAARAQAAGAGATDAAAAGCGAPWPRWDAFKRDFISADGRVIDVGSADSRTVSEGQAYGLFFALVANDRRMFDTILAWTENNLAQGDLSAHLPAWLWGRAPDGAWRVLDANAASDADLWIAYALVEAGRLWHERSYTARGALLAKRVLDEETATVPGLGVTLLPGPTGFKLPNGQWRVNPSYSPPQVIRALGARLPDDRRWAALASSTGRVLLDTAPKGFSPDWALYRAGTGFGPDPQTHAESAYNAIRVYLWAGMLDRADPLAAPLLARFAPFADHIAAHGAPPEKVDTTTGVAGPNDGNGGFSAAAVPFLDARGQRALADAQAARVESLARQSAPGYYTSVLTLFGLGWRDGRYRFGADGTLDARWGGPSCAAR from the coding sequence ATGGCGGGGGTTATGGCGAAGCGACGGGTAACGCGGCCGGCGCGGCGCGTCGGCGCGGCACTCGCGCTGGCGGTTGCGATGGCGTGTGCGGCGGGCGGCATGGCCGCTCGCGCGCAGGCCGCGGGCGCCGGCGCGACCGATGCGGCCGCCGCCGGATGCGGCGCGCCGTGGCCGCGCTGGGACGCGTTCAAGCGCGATTTCATCTCGGCCGACGGCCGCGTGATCGACGTCGGCTCGGCCGATTCACGCACGGTGTCGGAGGGGCAGGCGTATGGACTTTTCTTCGCGCTGGTCGCGAACGACCGGCGCATGTTCGACACGATCCTCGCATGGACCGAGAACAACCTCGCGCAGGGCGACCTGAGCGCGCACCTGCCGGCGTGGCTGTGGGGCCGCGCGCCGGACGGCGCGTGGCGCGTGCTCGACGCGAACGCGGCGTCGGACGCCGACCTGTGGATCGCGTACGCGCTCGTCGAGGCCGGGCGGCTGTGGCACGAGCGCAGCTACACCGCGCGCGGCGCGCTGCTCGCGAAGCGCGTGCTCGACGAGGAAACCGCGACCGTGCCGGGCCTCGGCGTCACGCTGCTGCCCGGGCCGACCGGCTTCAAGCTGCCCAACGGCCAGTGGCGCGTGAACCCGAGCTATTCGCCGCCGCAGGTGATCCGCGCGCTCGGCGCGCGCCTGCCCGACGACCGGCGCTGGGCCGCGCTGGCATCCAGCACCGGGCGCGTGCTGCTCGACACGGCGCCGAAGGGTTTTTCGCCCGACTGGGCGCTGTATCGCGCGGGCACGGGCTTCGGGCCCGATCCGCAGACGCATGCGGAGAGCGCGTACAACGCGATCCGCGTGTACCTGTGGGCCGGCATGCTCGACCGCGCCGATCCGCTCGCCGCGCCGTTGCTCGCGCGTTTCGCGCCGTTCGCCGACCATATCGCCGCGCATGGCGCGCCGCCGGAGAAGGTCGATACGACGACGGGCGTCGCGGGGCCGAACGACGGCAACGGCGGATTTTCCGCGGCGGCCGTGCCGTTTCTCGACGCGCGCGGCCAGCGCGCGCTCGCCGATGCGCAGGCGGCCCGCGTCGAGTCGCTCGCGCGCCAGTCGGCGCCCGGCTATTACACGAGCGTGCTGACGCTGTTCGGCCTCGGCTGGCGCGACGGACGCTACAGGTTCGGCGCGGACGGCACGCTCGACGCCCGCTGGGGAGGCCCTTCGTGCGCCGCCCGCTGA